The genomic DNA CATCCCATCCCCCAAGAACACCACATTCTTTTTCTTAAACGCCACCCTGACGATCTCCTCATAAACTCCCGCCTTTATGTTAATAACGAACCCACGTGTTGCCACACTATCCAGCGCCGCGTTAAAGGCGTCCTGCACCTTCGTGTAATTGCAACTCCCGTTCTTACACACCGTCACATCCGCCTTCAACTTCAACGGAAACCCACCTTTAAACAATGGCTGAACCGCGCCCGCCTCGTCCTTCTCCCAGAACCCGGCCCGCTCCGTCTGGGGTGCCCGCCACTTGTTGAAATCGTCACCGAAATTATCATACGACTGAGTCCTTGATTTTGCCACGTGCCAGGGCATCGTAAGCCGACTGAGTCCGGCGCCTCGAGTACCGGAGCAGCTTTAAACAATTCTTAGCCGCTTCGGAACGGTTCCGATTGTCTGCGGACAAGTCTAGAATAGACCGAACTCTACCGTGGGCAACTTTGAGGTTTTCGGAGGAGACCCACACGACGGCCTGGATCATCTGCGAGGGCGTGGAGTTGGCGGAGACTTGGTTGGATTGCAAGAGAGAGGATTCGTAGGTGACGGGATCACGTGTGGCCTTGCAGGCGAGGGGGATTTGGGGGATTTCTTGGAGGGACTTGGGGTGTCTGCTCTGGAAGGCTGAGGAGATTGAGAAGAGGAAGAGGGTAATAAGACGGGAAGCCATGAAAAGGAGACGGAGGTATTTGGAATTGGTTTATTTGTGAGGCCATTCGGTGGGCATTGGGCATTTATACTGAATTTGTTAGATGATTTTGTGATTTTGATTAATTGGCTGTTGTTTTCAGGTATTCActagaaaggaaaggaaaggaaagagcaactgtttcgtttgtttgtttgttgatgGAATTTTGGGGAAAAAGTAACacttttgatttgaattgaattgaattgaattgaataggCTAACAGAAGACAGAAACTAAATCGGTTTGAAGACAAAGAGAAAGCTCGgttaaaagaaggaaaatgcGGATGGGGGAAGTGTTAGTCAAGtggaaagaagaaagagagagatttgagttttttaaacgaTTATTGAAATTGGGAAACGGGAAGATCTCTCTGGATCTCTGGTCATAGTTCTGAGAGCAACCAAGAAGGGGCAGACCCAAGTCTGTTTGGAAAATAAATTCTGATCCAATATCTTTTTACCTGGTTAGTAAGTAAATATTGaaacagggaaaaaaaagagaaaaaacacatcaattatactaatataatataataaaaaatatgttcataaatttttttttaaatttgtaaacaagaaaaatatataacttgtatatatagatttaatataatatatcgtcaataatatcataataattttaatattttttacgaatctcttattaaaaattaatataacaattcaaatataaagtatttaattaactattaaatttaatataacataatatataatcaaaatttcttatataataaataatataccaGTCAAtcgagaaaaataaataaattaatcagctTAAATTTTAGACTTAAGATCAAAATGAATCTTGTATAgatcatagaaaaaaaaatacaaaattaagattaaaaattaagaaaaaaagttgttaggcttttttaaatgataataatatttttataaataattaaaaataaaagaaatattttgtattttaaatttaatctgaaagttcaaaaatataataaatataaaaataatatataattcgtatttaatataaatataatataaaatatgtatttaatatattttaaatttaaaagttttttaaacgtatttaatttaagaataacAGACGTATTTACTTGCTAAGAGACGGCAACACCCCTGTTTTATGTTGTACTAAACTTGTTGAATTTTGACTTTCAAGGTATTttgaaggccaaacgactattttccacccaaagtatgcacTTTTGTCAAGTTTCTccttattaactttgaaaataccatttatccACCAATGgactgttaaatttaatggaactcTAACTCTTGaaaaatttgtttcattttccctcctaaaattttaaaaactaacaattttctctaacttaagttttaaaaaacaacgtTTTTAcccttagggtttcaatttttcaaagttagttTTCCGACGCCGTTTCTTTCTCTCCGGCGACCTCCAGGCCACTCCTCTCCCTCTCCGGTGCAACCTCCTTCCGGTGTCTCTGGACGAAGACGACCCGTCTTCATCGACGACAGTTTCTAAGACAACCATTGAAAGGAGGCCGCACTGGAGAAGAATAAGAGTGGCCTGGAGGTTgctggagaggaagaaacggtgTTGGAAAACTaactcagaaaattgaaaaccctaagggggaaaatgtagttttttaaaacttcggttagagaaaattgttagtttttagggtttagaggagaaaataaaatcaaatttaagtttatttttaatactacagataaaatgatgattttacctttgaaactgttaattttaactggtcACAGGtgggtaaatagtattttcaaagttgatgagagaaaacttgataaaaacgcatactttgggtgggaaataactTTTGGCCTATTTTGAATGTAAAGTTTCTTAGTATTTGTAGTGTCAAAccaaattaacaatattttattatttttaataaaatacattagACTTCCCCATTTTCAATGTTGGTAGTAgttaacaaatatattatttttttatatgtttgatataAGATATTACCCGCTTATATTATGATACATTTTCttttgagtaatattacataggccaaaggacttattcccacctaaagtatccttgaatattaagtttttattttttaattattaaaatctgaAACACTTACTCAAGAGGTTAAGTTTGttagtttcaaaagtaaaattattattttatctgtaatattaaaaataaattaaaatttaatcacttttcttcttaaaactctaaaaactaaaagtttgtccctatatcaagttttaaaaaataatattttttccctagGATTTACTTTTCAATCTCCGGTTTCAAATCTGTCGCTAGTGATGACACTAGATTCGGAGTCgtggattgaaaactaaaccttaagggaagaatgtcattttttaaaacttgacctatggaggaaataattagttttcaaagtttatggatgaaaaaagagataaaattttgagaagttaaagttctattaattttaagtatctaTGGgtaagtaaatgagattttcaaacttaaggaatgaaaatttgagattagaagatactttaggtggaaaatagtcctttggtctattatatatatctattttgaatatacaaatagatacacaattatatgtattattacataattataagttattttatctttaattcaaaattattcaatcatataatgacatatattaaatttatatatatttatttattcaaaatatatacgcataattttattattttcttttatacttttcaataatataaatttggattaaattggTCTATATTTGACctattttaatgcatataaaGGTTTcataatgtttaataatatttaatgaattaaatctatatttatttaatatcattacattttatacttatattaaatttgtattgTATGCATCTAATATTACTTAATTGGATTAAATAAGATGTATTGAATCCCATCTAATAAATATAGAagggcaaaagactatttctcactcaagttttagttcaatctcaaaaatGTATTTGTAacagatgaaaaacttaaacactcacctACTTCTAAATTGTCATAAAACTTTTTGTTAAATACAataggtaaaattgttatttaataataatatttaaaaatttataattttatcttttttctctctcaaattttaaaatttaacatttaaccccctatCTGAACTTTGAAAATTGACTTTCCCTTtcaaatccttaattttttcttaactcCTCCCTTCAGCCACCGATGACCGATGCAGTTGGTTGTTGGACAACAAAGTGTCATCCAGTAATCTGGACAATAAAGCATTATTCAGATTTAGATGACATTTGTCATTTAGATCTAGATGACGGTCATTGTCCTTGGAGGACtccattttgttcttttattgtTGGTTGGTTATTCGCTAGAGAAAGTGATTGGATTACgggggggaaaataaaatttttaaaacttaatttaaagaaaaaaatattagtttttcaaactaagggaagaaaataaaatataattttaattgttttaatattactgataaaataatgaatttaccaattaacccaaataaaaaatttatgaatgtATCTTAACagattaaaacttggatgaaaaattatctttttccttatatagaattattataatatacatttaatgcatttaatatttgatattaaattactacttttaatttctatattatttaatgctttctttattaataaaaaattcatagaaTTATCAATTTATCACAATGGTGACAAAAACTACCGACAAGAACCGTTTAGTCCCCTAAAATCGAAATGTAACACTTTAGTCTTTATTTGAGGGATTTAAATGtgttaattatagttttataggGACCAAAGAATATAGTTGCTTCAATTGACTAAATTGTCATAATCACAAACCTAAGGACCCGAAATTATCCCATTTATTTCCATCCTCAGTGGCTTATTTTGACAAAACTCTTGATACAACATGTAAATTGTGAACTTTGGTTTACTTACACGATGGTTTTGCTCaggagacttttttttttttttataaccttCAATGTTATCGGGCCTGATTTGATGAAGCCAGTCACCAAGATAACCATGCAAAGATGaaaaaaggccaaagcacttattcccacccaaggtttgatgtaatttcaaattcacaactatcaacttttaaaaactcaaagtctcacTTATAACTtagtttttgttaaaatttttagttaatattacggataaaatcatcattttaataatattattaaaaatatatataattcattttattttcctcataagttttaaaactaacatcTTCATCcctatataaaatttttcagttttgaaaagcCATATTTTACCCCCATTTTTTCCTATTTCAATCAccctcaaaacttttaaaaacttcatttcacCCTCTATTGAACTTCAGTTTCCAGTATCCTCTTCGTCTGTCTCCAATCTCCTCCTTTGCTTAAGCCAACGTCGACCTTGACCCACAAACCATTTTCGTTGTTTTTATACATGAACAAAGATCTGGACACTGATATAGGAAAATGCCTCAACAAGAAGCAGAGGGTGACAAACATCTTTGTGAAAGAAGATCTAGATGTCGATGTAAGAAAATGCCTCAGTAAGAACTTGAGGAAGATGCATCTTCATGAATGAAGATCTAGACCACCTTTTTTAGATGCGTTCTAGACAAAATTGTCTAGATCTTCGTCATCGATTGTGCATTTGTCACCAATCTTCATCTAGATCGGTTCAAACTAACACTGATCTAGATGCATGATTGATAGGTGGCTAGAAAGGTCTAGATCAGTGGGTGGAGAGATGAAAataaaaccttaggtttggggggtaattttgatttttcaaaattaaaaaattctatttaaggatgaagttattagtttttaaaacctaagagaaaattaatgaattatatatttttaatatattattaaaataactattttactcttaatcctaattaaaaattttaacagaaattgaaTTATaggtgagattttaaatttttaaaagttaataggtGTGAGTTGgttttacatcaaaccttgggtaggaataactcttttggccataaaaaaaatttgaggcGGATACAGATCAAAAGTACCAACTTATTTTCATtcatgaagttttaaaaaattaaattttcatctatCACTTATTTTCATTCTATCTGATTTGtctaaaagttattattttcatttttattaaaattataaaattatcattaataattaatttatatatattattagtatatacttatctaatttaaaaatttattatttaaactctcacaaaaaatattaaaattctaacaaattttaaaatgttatattttgatcaattttgtaagatataattgttattattaaaactatcaaaaaatatattaaaattttaaaaatttcacaaatagttttttgaatttttaaaaaccccttaaaaatttcataaatactcataaaattttaaaaatttatagttcaTCCCTAAagaaagttatatatatataaaatttacttaataaagagaaaaataaaataaaaaataaaaaattatatataaaatagtgtttttatccttttacttaataaaatttactaaagaaAGTtaaagatattcaaaattattaaaaacctaaaccaAAATAGAGTAACAATAAAACTAACTCAGTTATTGGGTTGAAATattatgaaactaaaatttccaTTTCGTTCTTGTAGGTTGGTTCACAGGCACAACCCTTGTAATTTTGTGGTATACTCATAGATTGGCCAGTTTCTATTTGGATGGCTGCAACTTCTTAACCGTCACAGTTTAGActcttattaaaactaaaaatgaatTATCAGAACTGagctaatttttaaattatataaataataaaaacttattttatattaaatatttattaaatcacATCACAAAAGGCAacaaacatgaaaagaaaaagataccAATTAATGTCGGGTGGCTTTCCCTGTTCACTTGCATGCCTGTAAGTTAAAATAGTTCTTTTCAGACAATCGTGATAATTGTTTACAATTTATCAGAACTACTACTTcgttaaaacaaattttaaaacattgtatTGTAATAAGAACTTGAGAATTACCactgttagaaacaattaaacatgctaGGATCCgaattctgtgaaatctgtaaatagaatTTTGCGTACCCGTTTATGTgttcgatgaagcgtcttcgaattctacgcgaggtgttgacgttagtctgtttccacgacgccatttgccaacgtactgatttccatttgggagaccAATTTACTGTGTATTGGTTTTGGCAGGAGAGAAAAGTTCACTGTAAAAAATGGCGTTCACTCTCATTTCTCATCTTCTCATTCCTTTTCTTTGGGAGGtagttaggactttatataaaagtccaactgccaataatAACCGCCAATAACTGCCCTTTGGCAGTTAATCAAATCGGGTTGGGTCagcccatcatgggtggacccggatccaatatctcccactcacacatgatggaagacccaaaccaaatgcttagccacagaaatatcatataacagtacgtttcatacttgcaaatgtgtcgtgcgacctcgtgagcaacctgcacttgggagctaattactatgcatctgttaggaatagcatagccgcttcaacccgaataaaacaaaaataaagcgttaggctcgcagcaccccagacttactcgataacaccagctccctttaatccctcatttttcattgtgttattttcctatgtatccatgatcaagtccaatctccatatgagtgacatgatcggctaGCCAATGGacacatgtaatatatataagtcttcctcttctactcgaaattctcaatttaaacttagctgcttttctagtcatgttccatagac from Mangifera indica cultivar Alphonso chromosome 16, CATAS_Mindica_2.1, whole genome shotgun sequence includes the following:
- the LOC123199649 gene encoding probable pectinesterase/pectinesterase inhibitor 51; the encoded protein is MASRLITLFLFSISSAFQSRHPKSLQEIPQIPLACKATRDPVTYESSLLQSNQVSANSTPSQMIQAVVWVSSENLKVAHGRVRSILDLSADNRNRSEAAKNCLKLLRYSRRRTQSAYDALARGKIKDSVTERAGFWEKDEAGAVQPLFKGGFPLKLKADVTVCKNGSCNYTKVQDAFNAALDSVATRGFVINIKAGVYEEIVRVAFKKKNVVFLGDGMGKTIISVSLNTGYMGITTFRTATVGSKSVKEYYQAMEVAMIRANIEEDHEATMTRFLHGLNSNIANLVELHYYVDMEDMLHMAIKIERQLNSKGSKSNLVVSSTS